The genomic stretch GTGCGGTGGCTGTTTGTTCCAGGTACAGTCCCAGAGTGCAGGGACAGAGCAACTGTTGCTGCCTGGAACTAAGCAGCACGTTTGAATGAAACCTTTCAGACTCCTTAGCTAGTCTGATCACCTGCAGATTTCCTGGTTTTCTTTATGTGGTGTAATTGAAAACCTTCTGCTGCAGGCTTTGAGAATAACAGCTTTTAAAGGGGaaccccccctcacacacactcTGAGCCTTACCTTGCTCCATATAACGGTGTGGATTTAGTGACTGCCAGATGAGTGGTAACTTTGGGGCAGACTTGGTGGGTGTCCTTGACTGtgtgtgttttccatttttgcagGGTTGGCGTGTTGGAGGACACCTTCACCTGTCTCGGTGTTCTGTGTGCCATTGTATTCTTTCCAATTGGGATTCTCTTCTGTCTTGCACTGAGGCAGAGAAGATGCCCTAATTGTGGGGCAGCTTTTGGCTAAGGGAGTGACCATGGACGTGCTTCTGGAAGCTACAACTGTTAGCGTACTCTTTCTAATGTAAATGTCATGTACAATCATTTTATTTGCTTCAGACCTGTTTTGTAAAGTGTGAAGAAATTTAGCCTCTTGCATGTAATTTAAACTTAAATCTTTTATGAGCATGTGCATTGCAAAACATGAAAACCCGACTTGTTTTCCATGTTTAGTGGCACCTGTTGACAACtaaataaaactgcttttccttttgcaatcCTCAACTTGTGGCTGGATTATTAAGTGTGTGACTAATGTGGCTGATAACGTGCAGTCTGGCAGTTGAGGTAGTAATCTGGCTACAAGGAGGGATAAATATGTGCCACAATCCTTACGATAGAGCCATGGTTTAGGGCTGTTGTTTAAGCACATCAGATGCTTCTGAGGAAAGGGTGCAAGCGCTGTGTGTGCCACCAGTATGCTCATGGACCCTCAGTCTTCTGTGAGAGGAAGAGCCCTATTTTAATTAGGGAAGGTTTTGCTCACAGGGACACAAGTGACCTCCAAGGGCAGCGGTGTCCCAGCAGCTTCCTGCCCCTGAGGAACCGGTGTTAGTTCCCAGAGAGCAGTAGCCTCTgcctggggtgggacaggggaaGAGGGGCTGTGGCACTACCATCTCTGAGCTGCCCGGAGTAAAGATAGTTTTGCATCTGAGATTATTTAATTCTGATACTGAGTAATTGAAAGCTTAGACAGTCTAGACTGACTTGCCTCTAACGTGCTTTAGGACACGGGCTCGGGTGTAGGTTCCACCTCTGAAAAGCTGGGATAGCGGATACTTACAGGGTTCCATAGCAAAAGTGTCCTCAGCCTTGAACTTGAAAGGCGGTAGAATGAGTGGACTCTACCTCTGCAGCCATCCATCACATGCTCATGTACTATTTTCTGATATTAAGTAGCTGAAAGGCATTTCACATGACTTGAATTCACTGTTTATAGCAGTAGAAGCAGGCACAACCAAATGAGTATGTAATCACTGGCGGTGGTCACACTACAGCGTTCCTATGGCAGGTGGGAAATGGCACCTGAGCTGTGCAGGGACAGAGCGCCCACCCCTGACAGAGAGGGAATATTCTAAACCCTGGAGGTGAGGCTTACACTGGGAGAGTCCTCCGGAGAAGCCAGCGGTACAGCCCTGCTCCTGACTGGCATGAAAAGCCGGGTATCACTGCACGCAGACACTGCTGTCCCAGCATTTATGCCATTGTGGGCTCCTTAGCCAAAAATTGTCAAACTTCATGTGGTGTTCTTGTGGGGGAAGGCTGCAGCAATGCAGTAACTTCAAAGGCAGCTTTTTGTGTTagcatgggagaaaaaaatcatggcACTGTTTTATTATGACGTTTTATAAGACTAAAGCTTGACagtgtgttttaaagaaaaaaatataattgaagaATGTGTTAAGAGTAGAACATGAGACTTAAAAAAGGTTTATGTTAACACTTGAAAATTTGTATCTGAATGTTAAGCAAAGCATTGCAATTGTCTATTCTTAaaggataaatatttatttataacctAGGGTGTCTGTCTTAAACAAAATAATGTATAATCACTTTATACAAGCAATTCTCTATTCTGGAATAAGGCGGTTGTTACAttattctgtttggaaaaaaaaataccatcttttttcttatttggtaAGTGGCATAGGCAGGCTTGTATTCTAGAACTTACCATTGGGGTTTCCAAAGGCTCAGAGCTGTGAGCTAGCAGTTACACTGGGTCACTACAGGATCCAAACTAGCGCCAGGATTCTCACAATTGCTACTACAGAAAAAGGCATACTGTAAAATCAAAGTGCTCAAACGTTAGCCCGAAGCAATTAACTCATTAGAAagtttaagtttttaaaaaaatcaggatccATTCGGGTATGATTCTATTGTACAGTAATTAAATACATGTTTAGACCAAGTTGAGCGAGTAACTGTCATTACTGCAGATGGTGTTTATGAGGAGGAAGCACAGGTGTGTGGAGCGTGTATTCATCGAATAATTGGTGCTGATCTGTCATTGGTTACTGTTGGCCTGAGCTTCACAGTTGCAAAAGGATTTTCTCCActgcaaagaaaagcacagagttaCTGGGTGACTTGCTGCAGGTCATGCAGTTTCCTCATCCAAGTTGTCTGAACACAAGCTTATGGTTTTAGACTAAAAGAGTCTGTGCAATTCTTAGTTTAACGGGAATTTTTAAAGTGAGCTTACATTTGAAGACTCACTTTGCAGTGATCCAAAATCTGGGAAGTTAATGCCCAGTTAGATCTGGATAGTTCTTTAAACAGCTCCCAGtcttaaagatttttgttttttacccTCAAAGACATAGTTTAAGTCCTGCTCACGCTCCTGGGGGAACACTGACTGTTCTGGGAAGGCCTACGTGGTGTGTTTTACTTGATGCCACTCTTGAGAAAAGCGCAACCAATTCTAGCCATAATGTGTTACCAGTGCCTAGGAGGAGTCACAGAGTAATTAAGGAGAAACATCCTTATTTCCCCTCACAATCACTACAGTAATATAAGCCACTATAAAAATCAACACAACTAAATTAgtgtaaaagctttaaaaaatatacCTTAGAAAAGGTGGTTTTATAATGCCATTCACCTCAggtttctgtaaaagaaaaagaagatactgACATAGATTGACACAAACCTGCTACAGGGGTCTCGGTCCTGCCGGGGAAGGGAGACCCTGGCGTTTAAGCAGGATAAAATATTTAGCCATTTAGAATAATTATTGTCAAGTTCAGTTGACCTGTGGAGAAGTAGTTGTGGAGGGGAGAAGTAGCTCAGAACATCAAAATGAGAAAGTTAAAATCCAGCGTTAGCATTATCTGGTGCTTTTGTGGTGTCCATCCCCCTGGTTTAAGATCAGTGATGGCCTGAGGTCAAGCTGGGCAGTTACAGGGTACAACAGGAAATGAAGTGTCCCGGCAACAGCCATCAGCCAAAGGGAAAGGACAGCACAAAGCCCACACCCTTCTGGTTCTACAGCATCATTTCTAAACTGCTTGTTGTCACAGCAAAATGCCCAGAgtgggctgggagcagcgctCACAGAGCAGTCAGTGCATCCTCCTACAGCCGCACAGTCCCAGGTGTCACAGGGCAGCAGCCGGCACATTTAACTATTCAGTGCCTGAAGCGAGGGCAGATTTCTGGTCTGGAGTTATTTTATACAAGCTTCTGTATTCAGCTGTTGTTGATTTACAAAATACAAGTTCAGGTATCACCTGTGACTGGTGAGTAGCGGTGGGGagtgaaagaaggaagaaagagttgCTGTACACCATCTACATTGTTTGTAGGGAGCCATACAACAGGAGGAACAGTTGTGCGTGGCTGTTGCTGGTGTTTCATTGGCATGAGACCGCCCTGTCTAAGTGTAGGCTCTGAACAGACTGGTTTGTGTAGCCCCAGTTTGCCCCACTCTGCTGAGGGGGTGTCTCAGCCTGTCCAGCTGAGCTGACCCAAAAGGTGGCTGTGCCACCGTCACGGTTCTCTGCCTGACCTTGTGTGGGAACAGGTAAGAAGAATCATGGGGTCACAGGAAAAAGGGAGCTGCTGTGAGTTACCGGGCACCTCGACAACAGTGGTCATTATTTTATACTCCCGAAttcctaatttatttatttttttatcttgcttTCCCTGTGGAAATCTAGAATCCCCAGAAAGATGTATTTGTTTCCCACTCCTCAGAGGCGAGAAGTTTCCGTTCTGGCTGTTCCGATTACAGTTCTGTCCTAGTCTGTCAGCTCGACGCTCTGCTGTTCCTCCTGCTTTTGCAGCTCAACAAGAATCTTCCTCCACAAGCCTTACGTTTATTCCTAAACCCCTGAACTAATGCCGGGGAACAAACAAAACAGTGTAAGGCAAGTAAAGAGCACGCTGCAGTGACAGGGAGCTGATGGAGCAGACGCAGTGCTCTAAAGCTCTGTGTCAGAGGGCAGCGCGGGGGCTGTCCTGCTCGCCCGGCAGCTCCCGCAGCCGACGCGTCTTTTACCTGGGAACATCATTGCACTGGAAGGACTACTTGAGCCCGTGGGTGCCAACAGCCAGCACGGAGTAAGTGACCCAGTGTCTCAGGCTGGCATTACAGAACGGTTAAGGCTCGCTACTTTGTTGGCCAAAATGAAACCCACAAACGTGTCAAAATACAGATGCTTGGCTTCATAATCATTTTACAAGTTGCCAGCTATTTCATTTAAAAGTGGCTGAACACTCACATTTAGATCTTATTTCTTGTTATTCCTGTCCCTCAGCGACATCCACAAACCCAACACTAACTTCCATGGGGTTGTGCAAAGCATTCCTGACAgagtttctgctgctttcaatCCCTGTCCCACTACGGCTCTAAAGTCACTGAAGATGCTGGATCTGAGCTACTTTCTGTGCGAATTCCACGTTTCACAGATTCCAGTCCTGCAAAGTTTGCCACGCAGAGTAACTCCCCTCCTACCCTGCGTTACATACCTGACCAGTTCTCCCTTCCTGATACCACAGATGGATGAAATGCCAAAGCCCAGGCTGCCCTAAAGGCAGCTGCATCAAGGTAGAACATCCTAAGGTAGAACGTTCTAAGGTGGAACGTTCCAGGGCCTCGGTTAGGAGCTCAGTGAAGCAGGGGGAGAGAAGCAGGGCAGAACGTTTGGGTTCGTGGTATCGGTTACTCACCGGGCCTGTGTTTTCTGGTCTGTCGGTTGGTGTTTTAACAGCAGCACCTTTGGAAGGCTCCATTCTTTTATCTGTTTGTACAGACCCCAGATAGTCGGGCGGTGGGAGGACAACATCACCCTTTTCCACAAGATTTACAGAACTAACACTTCGGATCGGTGCAGGGCTGCAAGACAGAACCCAGAAATAACAATTCCAGTTCTTGTAATACATCTCTCTCACTTATCTTTAGCTCCAGGAAAGCACAAAAGAGCACGAGCTGAAAGTTAATAAAGGCCTACAATTaattgaagtcagtgggactcTAAATGGTAAAGTTGGGGTGAAGTTAGTCCCTGGGTCATTGTGCAACCCTTAGATGATGTTAACGTAACCACGGGGCCACACTGCAGACTGTTAGAAAGTATTTACTGTATGTGTTATACTGAATAACAACATGagcacaaaaataacatttttaataaatgttagAGAATGTTTGGGCATTTCTGCAAGTCCCACCCAAAATGTTACCTTGGCACTGGGACAAAGGCCTTTTCTTCTGCTGGTTCTTCTAGTGGTCTGGTGTACGACGATGGAAACCATCCTTTTCTGTAATGGGAAAGGTTTTTCAATTTATAGTCTATAGAACTGGAGAGATCTTTCAAAAGACAGCAGAGGACAAACCAGTAGACTCAGTGAACTGAGATTTAACTTTGAGAGACCCCATTTCTGATGATACCAAATTAGTGTTCAGAATGTCCCTACAGAAAGGGCCATGATTCGTCTTCACAGAGCCCAGCTCCCGCCCAGTGACAGCCAGCAAACAGGCAGAGAACCACGGACTGGTGTCTGCCAGCAAAATCCTTCCTCCTGCATGTTCAAACTGGGTAATACATTGATTGTCTCACACTTTAGTGGAGTCATGCTCCCCGTAAAGCCAGCCATCCTTCTCCTCCGCCACCAGCAGTGTGATGACATCCCCCTGTGCAAAGCTGAGCAGCGTCTTGTTACTTCCCGCAGTATGGGGGAATATTGTCTTtactttttgccttttcattATGTTTAGTCCTGTCGCAACAGAAGTTGAACGCGCTAAACTGGCATCATCTGAATTCtctgtcaaaaaaagaaaaacagcaaaagaagcaaaattagCCACAGactaacaaaattaaatacaattagtggtctaatgggaaaaaaaaagtagataaaaatACTCAAGCACAAACCAAGCTCTGAGACTTTGTGCTGCTTTGATTCCACTTACACACCACAGTTATCTGCCCGTGGTTCTTACCACCATGAAGCTCTTAACTAGCAGGTGCATTCACATACACCCCCATCACAATAAGGATGAATCAACAGACATAAAAACTAAGTGAGTTTTAACCTGctacttctttcctcttttggcATGAGAAACGCTGAATGTTCACAGCCGGAACAGACCTTTGAAAATTTTCCATTCAAAAAGAGGTAACTGTGTGTAAAGGCCAAGATTCCATTTCCAGATGTGCCCAGTGCTCAGCTCCCAGAGCTGCGGGTACGGGGCGCTTTGCAGACACCAGATGTTGACCGGAAGACAACTTAAAGGACATGTCTAAATTGTGTTATTTGACCAGTACAATATGttgtaaatgcatttttaaggaagaaatgcTGGAATTGCCATTATCACATTGAAGAGTTCTGCATTTCCTATGTTGTGATCCAGCCATagttctttcccttcctcctctatagcacagaaagtgaaaaaaccaATACATCAGAAACTTAGAAAAGTCTTAATAGGTTTTCCGTGTCAGGAAAGAACACCAGGCCTGTGCTCATTTCCTCCTGTGTCCATTCTTCCCTGATGCCACATGTCCTCAAGGACACCAGAGCCAGCCGTAAAAGCAGTCCATGTTCATTTGTGAGCACCGAAATAATTCCCCCGATGCGTCAAAATTACAGAATGTGTCCTCTGATAAGACTGAAGTCATAGGAGCAGTTACGCTGGGTTAATCGGGGACACACGGGAAGTGACTAAAGTAGGATCTACCCATCCTGACCCGTGTTTTACTGCAGGCAGCCTTTCTCTTGTAACACCTATTTCTCCTGTTCGGTAACTTACGTAAACGCTTTGTAAAGACCATTCTCTGCACCCCTCTACCTCCTGGGACCCACCTTATCACGGCAGTCCCGGAGTCCTGAGATAATTGTGAACACTACAGTGTCATTTACACGTACCCAGTTTGCAGCAAAGCCACACTCACCTTCTGAGCTACTCAGCTTTTCAGAAGAGGTCTTTGGAGCCGCCGCAGGGTTGTTGAACATATCGACGAGGGGGCTGGTGTACGCCCTCCCCGCAGGAGCAGGGGGCACCTTTGATGCGTTTTCATAGTGAGGATAAAAATCGTTTCCAATCTGGAGTCACAACAACAACAGTATCACAACACCGAGGAGACAGCCACAACCTATTTGCGACATTCAATTCTAGAAAGCAATGCTTAAGTATTCCCAAATGATACGTATCTAGAGCCACCAGAAAGTCCTCATGTTCCTGTGAAATTACTGATAGAATAGTTTGTAAGAGGCTTCTGTCCCTTGATAAATGTTTGTTAGTGGGAATGCTGTGATagctctttttttccacaaatagcACAGTTACACCTAGGTGATCTCCAGGTTCTTTTTAGAAGTTTACTACTATCATTTAGAAATTCAACAACTAATGGTGATACGACATAACCAATAGGTAGAATTTAGATTCTGTACTCTAATATGCTAATAAGAATCATGACGGgaaaaaggaaacaaggaaagaaaataaaaaataacagccACCGAGGTCCAACGTACCGTGGTGTTTCTCTCTATCATGGGTGACGGCTGCGGCGTGGAACCAGGTGTCCTTATCTCCTCGATCATCATTCGGACTTTCTCAGGCACTTTGGTGGCATCACTGCAGATTTCCTGCCACCCAGGCAGCTTGGATTTCAGGAAGTCCGCACACTGCAGCCGAGTGTAACAGGCACTTGTCAGAGACACGCTTTGTCATAAAATTGCACAGACCTAtttgttaattttcattataCCGAAGTGAGAACACCAGCAAAATGGAAGTCTTTTCAGTGATGTTCATAAGTAATAGCTCTTTGAAACAAATAATATGTTGTAGGAAGAGACTGTCCTTTTTCaggatcagacactggaaatGCCAGATCGGTccatactttttttccttaatatgtgatttttaaaaggtCCCAGTAACCCTTTATCGTTGCTACGATCCACGTAAGGGAATATCGCACTGCAAACACTGTGAACTGCTGACAGCGCTCCCCGGGCTGCAGCGTGTCCCGGGCGCTGCCGACGCAGTCTGAGCTACCGACTGCAGGAGACGCTCCCCAGCTCCCATGGGATTGGATTCCGTTTGTTCACCCCAGCACCACTGACCTGGACGTGGTAGAAGTGCATGTGCTGGGTGAAGCTGCAGTGCTTGTCCACCAGGAAGCAGAACCTCCTCTTCTCTTCAAGGAGAGCTTCCCTGCAGCCTTCTGCGATAAATCTCTGGATGTCGCTCTGGCGAGAGCTCACCGTTTCcaaatactaaggaaaaaaataaatcacagtctCCGAGTTCCACTTGATACTATGTCCAATTCCCAAAGCAAACTCCAAAAGCCCCAGAAAAGCTTGTGGCGTGgcaggggggtggcggggggcagCTCTGCTTCCAGTCTTTGTCTCTTCACacacacctgccccccccccggctcccatCGGGAAAGGTGTACCTCATTCCAGGCAGCTGATGAGCTGTTCAGGGGGTGCGGGGAAGTGAGGCCAAACAGGGAAGAGTCTTTTAGCCTCCAAATAAAATGCTGCAGTAAGTAAGAATATGGCACCAAAGCAGCAACTGTACTGAGCAGGTGTAAGGCCACAGGTGTTCTAATTACACTAATTACCTTCACCTGCTCCATCGCAGTTACATTTACTCTCACAGAACTACGATGAATCTCTACTCCTTCTTCGAGAGGGGAAAATGAGTTACTAAAAAGACTAAACTAGATTTGTCTGAGGTTATGAGGATTCATGGCTAAACTGTGATTAGATGCTGACCCTCGAATTCTCAGTCCCAcaccttaaaaaacccaaactgttatGAATGCCGATGAAAAGACAGGTAGGAAGAAAGAGGTGCTAGTACTATTTATGTTTACCTTGTGTAAACAAggctttatttgaaaattaaaatagaaaaatataaagaaaagataTATAAGCTACTACAAAATAAAGTTATTGTGCAGATAAAAATATCAACGGCAAGTATTTTTTGAGAGCTCCACGACAACCAGAACATGACTTAGTATTTAAAATGGTTTCTCCTCCTGTCTTGCCATTTCTTCTTTGGCCTCAGGATGGCGATGCTGGCTTAAGAGCAGTAGGAACGGTAATAATGAGGGGTAACAGGAGTTGGCATGTGCCTACTTTGGAAAGTTAATTTATAGCAAATTACTACTGAATTTGCACGGCACAGCTGACTCCCTGTGCAAACCTCTGCATAAAGGTGTAGCTacagaggtattaaaaaaaataaataaaaatcaagtagtGGTCAAGGGGTGAAACCGAGAAAGAGGAGCAGGAGCCTGAACAGGAACAGCAGCGCAGTCAGAGCTTGATTCAACAGGAACACCTGCTCTGGGGGTGCGTTTCATAGAAACCAACTCTAAGGAACCAAAAATCCACGTTATTTGAAATTGTTGAGTTTAACTGTTGCCAACCAACTCAGAGAGGAGTTAAGTGCATTAACTAATAACTGCATGTTCAAAAATTGTGGGAAGCTTCAGAAATCAAGTTTTAAACCAGACCTGGATGTGACCTGCAATAGCTGAACGTTCTCTGTTGAGCAGTTCTCatacacagaaagaaacaaaggagacAACCCACTGACCTCCATTTCTTTGTGCTCATATTTCAGTACATTGCGGGCTCCTTggcttttccttctgattttcttcagCTCCGCCTGAGACTTCTCTAATGAGTCTAATTTGCTTCTGTGTTCAGTTTGGTACCTCTTTAAAGTTGCctgcaaagaaagcatttcccaCACCTGGTAACGCTGGCAGCCCCGGAGCTGGGCAGGGACTGACCCTTGTTACCGTGACCTGTGAGATGGCGCCGATACACATCGAACGAGTTCGGAAATTGCCTCTCTCAGCTTTAGTTTAAAATGTGATTAAGTCATGCAGTGGTTCCCCTTTTAACTCAAAATAAGCATGAACATTTTTGCCATGGTTATTTATCTAAAACTCAGTTCTAACATATTGATTAATTGTTAGggaacagtttctgaaaaattctcTGACTGGGACTAGATCAATAAAATATGACTTTCAGAAATGAATGTACTCACAGTCATATATTTTACATCCAggtctgttttcttctccagttcAGATATAATTTCCTTATGAAATTTTTTGaactttaaaagcaaatgaagggTTATTAAAAATTGGCACAAGTAATTTATGATTTCAAAagctaaataaattaaaaaagaaattgtttaactTACACTCTCCTCTAGACTGTCATTAAGTTTCTTGTGTGTTCTTGAAATTTCAATGAGAACTTGGCCTGTTGATAAACACAACCGTGTTTGTTTCTTTCATGGAGTTCTGAAGTTAGTTAACACAGAGCAGTagggaaaaatatttaactaaCAGATTTATTAACTAGAATGCATTTCAGAGGGACAGGAAATTTCTTGCTGTTGCTTATCACAGCAGTTTGAATGAATAACTAATCTGGCCACAGACAAACCAAGAAGCTCAAAAGTGATATAAGAATAATTAATCACACATTATTATGCAAAAGGGACACGGAGTGCCAGACAAAATAAATACTTCCTTCTCTCCAGAATAGCCCAGAGTGATTTAGTAACAATCGCTTTTCTTGCCAAGTAGAGA from Numenius arquata chromosome 14, bNumArq3.hap1.1, whole genome shotgun sequence encodes the following:
- the BAIAP2L1 gene encoding BAR/IMD domain-containing adapter protein 2-like 1, whose protein sequence is MSRDPEEVNRLTESTYKNVMEQFNPGLRNLINLGKNYEKAVNAMVVAGRAYYDSLAKIGDISADSPVSKELGQVLIEISRTHKKLNDSLEESFKKFHKEIISELEKKTDLDVKYMTATLKRYQTEHRSKLDSLEKSQAELKKIRRKSQGARNVLKYEHKEMEYLETVSSRQSDIQRFIAEGCREALLEEKRRFCFLVDKHCSFTQHMHFYHVQCADFLKSKLPGWQEICSDATKVPEKVRMMIEEIRTPGSTPQPSPMIERNTTIGNDFYPHYENASKVPPAPAGRAYTSPLVDMFNNPAAAPKTSSEKLSSSEENSDDASLARSTSVATGLNIMKRQKVKTIFPHTAGSNKTLLSFAQGDVITLLVAEEKDGWLYGEHDSTKVKGWFPSSYTRPLEEPAEEKAFVPVPSPAPIRSVSSVNLVEKGDVVLPPPDYLGSVQTDKRMEPSKGAAVKTPTDRPENTGPKPEVNGIIKPPFLSGENPFATVKLRPTVTNDRSAPIIR